A section of the Desulfurella sp. genome encodes:
- a CDS encoding diguanylate cyclase, producing MRKRILICDDSSTIRAIIKKELQNYFDLEIFEDGMYAYNFLLKDQKFDFAIIDGEMPHMGGFELLKKIKEELNLIFLPVVILTANEGDYYEKKDFNSGAFDFLKKPFKQGQLLNYLLDYFNEEINEGTALVIEDSLIQNETICQQLRLKNIQPISAKNAVEAMRYLIGGVDVDVILMDIFLPQYTGYDLISILKTDDRFSFIPIVGLTSFREKDILSEILDLGADDFIYKPYNINEFFSRVRANIRISKLIKKLKETSEKDYLTGIYNRRTFFHFLENLTALSVRENKPLSFVILDIDYFKKINDTYGHDIGDFVLKKLAEIVLKMTRRADVFGRYGGEEFCLALPNTDLYGACLLANKIRSTISQTIMTFNKYKTISFNITISAGAAEFNKSMDIDTLVKIADKNLYLAKENGRNCVYPSLENLNKKTV from the coding sequence GTGAGAAAAAGAATTTTAATTTGCGATGATAGCTCAACTATAAGAGCCATTATAAAAAAAGAATTGCAAAACTATTTTGATTTAGAAATCTTTGAAGATGGTATGTATGCTTATAATTTTTTGCTAAAAGACCAAAAGTTTGATTTTGCTATAATTGATGGTGAAATGCCACATATGGGTGGTTTTGAGTTACTCAAAAAAATAAAAGAAGAATTAAATTTAATTTTTTTGCCTGTTGTAATTTTAACGGCAAATGAAGGTGATTACTATGAAAAAAAAGATTTTAATTCAGGTGCTTTTGATTTTTTAAAAAAACCTTTTAAACAAGGTCAATTATTAAATTATTTACTTGATTATTTTAATGAAGAAATTAACGAAGGAACAGCTCTTGTAATAGAAGATTCTTTAATTCAAAACGAAACGATTTGCCAGCAATTAAGACTAAAAAATATACAGCCAATAAGCGCGAAAAATGCAGTTGAAGCAATGAGATATTTAATTGGTGGTGTAGATGTAGATGTTATTTTGATGGATATTTTTTTACCACAATATACAGGTTATGATTTGATCAGTATTTTAAAAACAGATGATCGCTTTAGTTTTATCCCAATAGTTGGACTTACATCTTTTAGAGAAAAAGATATTTTATCTGAGATTTTGGATTTAGGTGCGGACGACTTTATATATAAACCATACAACATTAATGAATTTTTTTCTAGAGTAAGAGCCAATATCAGAATTTCAAAATTAATCAAAAAATTAAAAGAAACATCTGAAAAGGATTATTTGACAGGTATATATAACAGACGCACATTTTTTCACTTTTTGGAAAATTTGACTGCACTAAGTGTTAGAGAAAACAAACCCCTTTCTTTTGTAATCTTAGATATTGATTATTTTAAAAAGATCAATGATACTTATGGTCATGATATAGGTGATTTTGTTTTAAAAAAACTTGCAGAAATTGTTTTAAAAATGACTAGAAGGGCAGATGTATTTGGCCGATACGGAGGAGAGGAATTTTGTCTTGCTCTACCAAATACTGACCTTTATGGTGCATGTTTGCTTGCAAATAAAATACGTTCCACAATTTCACAAACGATAATGACTTTTAATAAATACAAAACAATATCTTTTAATATAACAATTTCCGCAGGAGCAGCTGAATTTAACAAAAGTATGGATATAGACACACTTGTAAAAATTGCAGACAAAAACCTTTATTTAGCGAAAGAAAATGGCAGAAATTGTGTTTATCCTTCCTTAGAAAACCTCAATAAAAAAACTGTTTAA
- the pheA gene encoding prephenate dehydratase — MNNKDLETLRAQINNIDNKIIELLEKRSEIVKEIGTIKREKGLSFYAPERENQIYKTLDSLKLTYMNKNSLKAIFREIMSASIKMEEPLTISYLGPEATFTHQAAIEKFGTSLYYQSEESIEDVFFDVEQDRADFGVVPIENSIEGVVNYTLDMFVNSNVKIVSEIMVDIKHNLLSKANSLNEIKTVYSHPNALGQCKNWLKKHLPNAILLETTSTAKAAKIAAKDKSAAAISSLAASALYDLNVLAKGIEDKINNVTRFLVIGKHIPSPSGEDKTSLMFSIYDKVGALYSILKIFYDNNINLTRIESRPSKQENWSYIFYVDVDGHIETESVKRAFDTLSRMVPFVKLLGSYPKYIK, encoded by the coding sequence ATGAATAATAAAGATTTAGAAACTTTAAGGGCTCAGATTAACAATATAGACAACAAAATAATTGAGCTTTTGGAAAAACGCTCAGAAATTGTAAAAGAAATTGGCACAATTAAACGCGAAAAAGGTTTGTCTTTTTATGCTCCAGAAAGAGAAAACCAGATATACAAAACGCTTGATAGCTTAAAGCTTACCTATATGAATAAAAATTCTCTAAAAGCAATTTTTAGGGAAATAATGAGTGCTTCAATTAAAATGGAAGAACCTCTTACAATTAGCTATTTAGGCCCAGAAGCGACGTTTACACATCAAGCTGCAATCGAAAAATTTGGCACGAGTTTATACTATCAAAGTGAAGAATCGATTGAAGATGTATTTTTTGATGTAGAGCAGGATAGAGCTGATTTTGGGGTGGTACCAATAGAAAATTCTATTGAGGGCGTAGTTAACTATACGCTTGATATGTTTGTTAATTCTAATGTTAAAATAGTTTCGGAGATTATGGTCGATATTAAGCATAATTTGCTTTCCAAAGCCAATAGCTTAAATGAGATTAAAACGGTTTATTCTCACCCAAATGCGCTTGGACAATGTAAAAATTGGCTAAAAAAACACCTGCCAAATGCGATTTTATTAGAAACTACCTCTACAGCAAAAGCTGCAAAAATTGCAGCAAAAGATAAAAGCGCAGCCGCTATTTCATCTTTAGCTGCAAGTGCTTTATATGATTTGAATGTGCTTGCAAAAGGTATAGAAGATAAAATTAACAATGTAACACGTTTTTTGGTTATAGGCAAGCATATACCATCGCCAAGTGGTGAAGATAAAACTTCGCTGATGTTTTCAATTTACGACAAAGTTGGAGCACTTTATTCTATTTTAAAAATTTTTTATGATAATAATATAAATCTTACACGTATAGAATCCAGACCATCAAAACAAGAAAACTGGTCATATATATTTTATGTTGATGTTGATGGTCATATTGAGACTGAAAGTGTTAAAAGGGCTTTCGATACCTTAAGTCGGATGGTTCCTTTTGTGAAACTTTTAGGTTCCTACCCAAAATATATAAAGTAA
- a CDS encoding acetyl-CoA carboxylase carboxyltransferase subunit alpha, which yields MFIYDFERPIYEIEEEIENLRQMAQNSSIDVHQEIEALERKKNEIIKKEFENLSIDKVIKIARHPNRPYTLDFVNYIVKDFVEVHGDRLFADDKAIVTGFGYIDKYKVAIIGHQKGRNTKENLYRNFGMANPEGYRKSQRVMKLAEKFNLPIVTFVDTPGAYPGVGAEERGQSEAIARNLYIMSGLKVPIICIITGEGGSGGALALSVGDKIAMLEFAIYGVISPEGCSSILWRDGNHVVEAAKAMHVTAKDLYNLKVIDDIIQEPLGGAHRNPQQAAYSIKNYIIDNLKELTRNNAKKLLDKRWEKWRAMTTNFL from the coding sequence ATGTTCATATATGATTTTGAAAGACCAATTTATGAAATAGAAGAAGAAATTGAAAATTTAAGGCAAATGGCACAAAATAGCTCGATTGACGTGCATCAAGAAATTGAAGCACTCGAACGCAAAAAAAATGAAATAATTAAGAAAGAATTTGAAAATTTATCTATTGACAAAGTAATAAAAATTGCAAGACACCCAAATAGGCCTTATACGCTCGATTTTGTAAATTATATTGTTAAAGACTTTGTCGAAGTTCATGGCGATAGATTATTTGCAGATGATAAAGCTATTGTAACAGGATTTGGATATATTGACAAATATAAAGTAGCTATAATCGGCCACCAAAAAGGTCGCAATACGAAAGAAAATTTATACAGAAATTTTGGTATGGCAAATCCAGAAGGTTACCGCAAATCCCAAAGAGTTATGAAACTGGCTGAAAAATTTAACCTCCCAATTGTAACATTTGTAGATACACCTGGTGCATATCCTGGTGTAGGTGCAGAAGAAAGGGGCCAGTCTGAAGCCATTGCAAGGAATCTATATATTATGTCTGGTTTAAAAGTACCTATAATTTGCATAATAACAGGTGAAGGTGGAAGTGGCGGAGCACTTGCATTGTCTGTTGGGGACAAAATTGCCATGCTTGAATTTGCAATATATGGTGTGATCTCACCTGAAGGCTGCTCATCAATACTTTGGAGAGATGGCAATCATGTAGTTGAAGCTGCAAAAGCTATGCATGTAACGGCTAAAGATTTATACAACTTAAAAGTTATAGATGACATAATACAAGAACCCCTTGGCGGTGCACATAGAAACCCTCAGCAAGCAGCCTATTCAATAAAGAATTATATAATAGACAATTTAAAAGAATTAACACGAAATAACGCAAAGAAATTACTTGATAAAAGATGGGAAAAATGGCGCGCTATGACAACAAATTTCTTGTAA
- a CDS encoding alpha-isopropylmalate synthase regulatory domain-containing protein yields LVSDLSGISNIMYKAQNMGIPIDKDSKAGKNALAEIKKLENEGYYFETADASFELLLRKHRGEIRDYFEVLSYTVIDRERCTNNERSPVEATVIVKVKDKIEHTASLGNGPVNALDNAIRKALIVFYPNLAELALIDYKVRILKSEKGTGASVRVLIQSTDKKDRWETVGVGEDVIEASKKALFDSIIYKLMKDDGLVSKR; encoded by the coding sequence TTTAGTATCTGACCTTTCTGGTATTAGTAACATCATGTATAAAGCGCAAAATATGGGTATACCTATTGATAAAGATTCTAAGGCTGGTAAAAACGCATTGGCTGAGATTAAAAAACTTGAAAATGAGGGATATTATTTTGAAACTGCAGACGCATCTTTTGAGTTGCTTTTAAGAAAGCACAGAGGTGAAATAAGGGATTATTTTGAAGTTTTATCATACACTGTAATAGATAGAGAGCGTTGTACCAATAACGAGCGTAGTCCGGTTGAAGCTACAGTAATTGTTAAAGTTAAGGACAAAATCGAGCATACTGCAAGCCTAGGAAACGGTCCAGTTAATGCACTTGACAATGCTATAAGAAAAGCTTTAATCGTATTTTATCCAAATCTTGCTGAATTAGCGCTTATTGATTATAAAGTTAGAATTTTAAAGAGTGAAAAAGGTACGGGTGCAAGTGTAAGGGTTCTTATACAATCGACGGATAAAAAAGATAGGTGGGAAACAGTTGGTGTAGGTGAAGACGTTATTGAAGCATCAAAGAAAGCTTTATTTGATTCAATTATATACAAATTAATGAAAGATGATGGTTTAGTTAGCAAGAGGTGA
- the cimA gene encoding citramalate synthase, with the protein MHDQVKIFDTTLRDGTQSEDVSLLVEDKLTITEILDDLGVHYIEGGWPGSNPKDEDYFRQVKSLRLKHAKISSFGSTRRAKLKVEEDPNIIQLVESQTPVITIFGKSWDLHVKEALKITLDENLEIIYDSVQYLKKHCDEFIYDAEHFFDGFKHNPEYALKTLQSAIEGGADVIVLADTNGGTLSWELEDIIENVKARFPNVPLGIHQHNDSELGVANSILAVKHGIVHVQGTINGYGERCGNANLCSIIPNLKLKMGIDCISDENLKKLTSVSKKIDEILNLPHNKHLPFVGESAFAHKGGVHVSAILKNPKTYEHIVPELVGNSQ; encoded by the coding sequence ATGCACGATCAAGTTAAAATATTTGATACAACGCTAAGGGATGGGACACAGTCAGAAGATGTAAGTTTGCTTGTAGAAGATAAGCTTACAATAACAGAGATACTGGATGATTTGGGTGTGCACTATATTGAAGGTGGATGGCCTGGTTCTAACCCAAAAGATGAGGATTACTTTAGGCAGGTAAAAAGCTTACGTTTAAAACATGCTAAAATTTCATCATTTGGCTCTACAAGAAGAGCCAAACTTAAAGTAGAAGAAGATCCAAATATTATACAGTTAGTAGAAAGTCAAACACCGGTTATAACAATTTTTGGCAAAAGCTGGGATTTGCATGTTAAAGAAGCCTTAAAAATAACATTGGATGAAAACTTAGAAATAATCTACGATTCTGTTCAGTATTTAAAAAAACATTGTGATGAGTTTATTTACGATGCAGAGCATTTTTTTGATGGTTTTAAACACAATCCAGAGTACGCCCTAAAAACGCTTCAATCAGCTATTGAAGGCGGAGCTGATGTAATTGTGCTAGCAGATACTAATGGTGGCACATTGTCATGGGAACTTGAAGATATCATAGAGAATGTTAAAGCCAGATTTCCGAATGTCCCGCTTGGCATACATCAGCACAATGATTCCGAGCTTGGTGTTGCAAATAGTATTTTAGCTGTAAAGCATGGCATAGTTCACGTTCAAGGTACAATTAATGGTTATGGTGAACGTTGTGGGAATGCTAATTTATGTTCCATCATTCCTAATTTAAAACTAAAGATGGGTATTGATTGCATAAGCGACGAAAATTTGAAAAAGCTAACAAGCGTATCTAAAAAAATTGATGAAATACTTAATTTGCCACACAATAAACATTTGCCATTTGTAGGTGAAAGCGCATTTGCTCACAAAGGCGGTGTTCATGTAAGCGCAATACTTAAAAACCCCAAAACCTATGAGCATATTGTGCCAGAGCTTGTGGGTAACTCACAG
- a CDS encoding aspartate kinase encodes MGLIVQKYGGTSVGTLEKIKNVCKHIKETKEKGNKLVVTISAMAGETDKLIEMANALAKNPKEREMDLLLSSGERISSALVAIHLNEIGVKAVALTGRQCGIITDSAHTKARIKSIDAKKILKMLDDDYVVIVAGFQGISEDTDDVTTLGRGGSDTTAVAIAAAIKADVCEIYTDVDGVYTADPRIVEKARKLDRITYEEMMELASLGAKVLQIRSVEFGMKYNVPIMVISSYTYNPGTLVTWEDENMEKVLVSGIAHDKNQARITITKVPDKPGISARIFGAIAEKNINVDVIVQNASEAGFTDISFTVARNEAEKAVDVLKPIIKEIGASDIEIRKDISKVSIVGVGMRSHPGVAAKMFDTLAKEGINILMITTSEIKVSCIIEEKYLELAVRALHSAFGLDKE; translated from the coding sequence ATGGGCCTTATAGTTCAAAAATACGGTGGTACTTCTGTTGGAACATTAGAAAAAATCAAAAATGTCTGCAAGCACATTAAAGAAACGAAAGAAAAAGGCAATAAGCTTGTTGTTACCATTTCTGCTATGGCTGGAGAAACAGACAAGCTTATCGAAATGGCAAACGCTTTAGCAAAAAATCCAAAAGAACGTGAAATGGATTTGTTGCTTTCAAGTGGTGAGCGCATATCAAGCGCGCTTGTAGCGATACATTTAAATGAAATTGGCGTGAAGGCGGTTGCTTTAACCGGTAGGCAGTGTGGTATAATAACAGACTCAGCTCATACAAAAGCACGTATAAAAAGTATTGATGCAAAAAAGATTTTAAAAATGCTTGATGATGATTATGTTGTTATAGTGGCAGGATTTCAGGGTATATCTGAAGATACAGATGATGTTACGACACTTGGTAGGGGTGGTTCTGATACAACAGCCGTTGCTATTGCTGCTGCAATAAAAGCTGATGTTTGTGAAATTTATACGGATGTTGATGGTGTATATACTGCAGACCCAAGGATTGTAGAAAAAGCAAGAAAATTAGACAGGATAACATACGAAGAAATGATGGAGCTTGCGAGTTTAGGTGCTAAAGTTTTGCAGATTAGGTCAGTTGAATTTGGGATGAAGTACAATGTACCAATTATGGTTATATCAAGTTATACATATAATCCAGGCACATTAGTAACATGGGAGGATGAAAATATGGAAAAAGTATTAGTATCAGGGATTGCTCATGACAAAAACCAAGCAAGAATTACTATTACCAAGGTACCAGATAAACCAGGTATATCTGCAAGAATATTTGGAGCTATTGCAGAAAAAAATATCAATGTTGATGTAATTGTACAAAACGCAAGTGAAGCTGGTTTTACCGATATTTCATTTACAGTTGCAAGAAATGAAGCAGAGAAAGCTGTTGATGTTTTAAAGCCTATCATTAAAGAGATTGGCGCAAGCGATATTGAGATTAGAAAAGATATCTCTAAAGTATCCATAGTAGGCGTAGGTATGAGATCTCATCCTGGTGTTGCTGCAAAAATGTTTGATACATTGGCAAAAGAAGGTATAAATATCTTAATGATTACAACATCTGAAATAAAGGTTTCATGTATAATAGAAGAAAAGTATTTAGAGTTAGCAGTAAGGGCTTTGCATAGCGCTTTTGGGTTAGACAAAGAATAA